Genomic window (Verrucomicrobiia bacterium):
TATGCAGACGGCACCGGCACTCCCATCGGAACGGGCCAGGACCGCTTCTTCGGCCCGAATGCGCAGCCGGGAAACGGCCTGCGCTTCACCCAAACCCTCCCGGGAGGCCCGCGAATCTCCGGCTTCTTCGACTTCAACCCCGCTGCCGTGGGCTCGGCGCGCTTCCGCATTCGAACCGCCTTCATCGACGCCTCATGGATTCCCTGAACCTGGGTCGGCTCAACCTACCGCTCGCCCCCGGCCCGGGAGGCCCCCTCCTCGCCGGCCTGCCCCCCTGCCCCGCCGCCCTCGCCGCCGTCGTCAATGGCCACCGCTGCGGCCTGCTCAAGGACCTGACCCGGGTGCTGGAATCCGGCGACCGCGCTTCCCTGGACCAGGCGGTCTCCGTGGTCCGTCCTTATCCCGAGGATGACCTCGAATCCCTTGCGGGCGCCTGGGAGGCTCTGACCGGACTGCCGGCCGGCGACGACGTGTACGTGCTTCGGGCCTCGTGGGAACGCCAGCGCTTCCTCATGCCTCGCCTCGCCCTCATGTCCCTCCTGAAAGACCTCGAAGTCCGGCGCCCCGGATCGAAGCGCACCTGATGGACCTCGACTACCTCGAGCAAACCGCAGCCGCAGCCGACCGGCCGGGGCCGGGTCAGGGCGGACGGATTGCCGCCGCACTCGCGATTCTGGACGGACACCGGGCCTTCGAACTCGATCCGGAAACACTCCACGCACACCCCACCCTTCGAGGCTACGCCCTGGCCGCACGCCGGTTGAAGGCCTTCTATGCCAGCGCCGAACGGGCCGGGTATTTTCAACCCCTCGACTCCCCGCCTATCGTCGGCGGACCAGTCTCCATCGACTGGTTCCGGCGGGGCGTGCCCACGCCCGAGGGCTTTCTTCCGCTGAGCTGGCTGGCCTTCTGCGAATGGATCCTTCGTACCTCCCAACTCAGGGCCGACAACCCCGGGGAATTCTACTCGCGGATCCAGGGACGAACGTACCACCTGCGGTTCCGTCGCGAAGATGGCATCCACCCCGCCCTCACCTGGGCCGAACCCCTGTCCCGCGGCGGGCCTCCTCCCCCCGTAACCCCTTGAGGAAGGGGCGGCGGGAACAAGGCAGGACGCCGCCACGCTGAAGCGCTCGCCAGGCCGGCCCACCTCCGGGACCCTGCGGGAAGCTGCGGACCACCGCGCTACCCGAGAATCCGCCGGCCTTCGTCGAGGAAGATGCCCTTGAAGTTCATCTCGAGGGCCTGCGGGTTGCTGGCCTTCGAAAGGGCCTCCTTCTCGGTGATCTTGCGGGCCTTCACCAGCTCGAAAAGGGCCTGGTTGAAGCTCAGCATCCCGTCGTCGGTGCCCATCTCGATGGCGGCCGACAGCTTGTCCAGCCGGTTCTCCTCGATGAGCTTCCGTACCGTGCTGTTGCTGATCAGGATCTCCAGCGCCACCGTCACTCCCCCCTCCACGGTCTGGATCATCCGCTGGCAGATCACCGCCTGCAACGTGCCCACCAACTGGCGCCGCACCTGCTCGCGCTCCTCGGCGCGGAAAAAGTCGAGGATGCGGGTGACCGACTGGGCCGCCGTGGTGGTGTGCAGCGTGGACAGCACCAGATGCCCGGTGTCGGCCGCCCCGATGGCCGCCTGGAAGCTCGTCGCGTCCCGCATCTCGCCGATCATGATGATGTCGGGGTCCTGCCGGAGGACGTACTTGAGACCGTGAACGTAGGACGGAGTGTCCAGGCCGATCTCCCGTTGTTCGATCACCGACTGGTCATCCTCGAACACATACTCGATGGGGTCCTCCAGCGTGATCACATGCTTCCGCGAGGTGCGGTTGATGTGCTGCATCATGGCGGCCAGCGTCGTGGACTTGCCGCTTCCCGTGGCCCCCGCCACCAGCACGATGCCGCGTGGAGAATCGGCGATCTTCTTGACGACCGGCAGAAGCCCGAGCTGCTCAAACTCCGGGATCTGGGCCTTCACATAACGCATCGCCAGACACAGATTGCCGCGCTGCTGGAACACGTTGGTCCGAAACCGGCCAATCCCCGGAACGTAATACGAGAAGTCCACCTCCCGCGTCTCCTCAAGCTGGACCTTGCCGTGCCGGGGGATGATCTGCTCGACGATCATGTTCAGCCACTCCTCCGAGGGCTCCGGACACTCGATGGGCACAAGCTGGCTGTTGATCCGGAAAATGACGGGCCCGCCGATCTTGATGTGGATGTCGGAGGCGCCTCCATCCACAGCGGTCTTGAGGATTTTATGAAAAAGTTCCATGGGAAAGCACTGGAGATGGCGCACCGACGCGCCCACCGGACCGGAGGCGTGGGATGGTCAATCGACCGCCCGGATCAGCCCAGGTGGGAAAGGGAAAGTGATTCGAGGCGTTCCCGAACCTGAGGGGTCATGCCGAGGAACAGCAGCGAGACCTGATAGCCCGCATGCCGGTTGCCCTCGCACGCCACCACAACACCCCGGCACGCGACCTTCCGCTTCTCAATCGCAGACTCGACTTCAAGGGTCACCTCCGTCCAGGTCGGAACCGGATCCACCGAACGGAATTCCATGCCGTTCTTGCGAAGGGTGATCGCCCGTGCCGAGAGGCTGACGCTCGAAGGGATCGAAGGGGAGACTGGGGCGGATGCTCGGGAGGATCGGGAACGGTCGGCGCGGCCTGCACTCATAAACGTGTGTGCAGGCTATCACACACCCCCGGGGCGTCAATCTGCCACACCGCTCCCGCCAACGCCGGGCAACAACCCTTGGCCTCCCCAGCGTGTCGAACACGGTGCATCGACGAGGGCTACCCAGGCTGTCCTCTTGCCGGCCGCCCGCCGTCCCCCCATGGTCGCCTCTCCCAACCGGCCCCACCCCTCTCCCCACTCCTTTGACCATGAGACCTCGTCTCCGCCTCCTCACGCTCCTGACTGCGATGTTCGTGCTCCTCGTGTCCGGCTGCCGGCCCGCGCCGCCGGCCACCCCCCTGACCGAGGCCGCCGAAAAAGGCAACCTGCGACTCGTGCAGCAGCACATCGCCGCCAAGTCCGATCTCAACGCCAAGGATCGTGTCGGCCTCACGGCAACACACCATGCGGCCATCCGCGGCGATCTGCCCATGGCGCAGGCCCTGGTCGCCGCAGGGGCCGATCTCGCCGTCCGCAATGCCACCGACAGAACGCCGGCCGAACTGGCCCGCGTCAATGGCCGCATCCCCGTGGCCGAGTTCCTGGAGCAGGCCCAGTCGCGCTCCAGAAGCGGCGGACGCGGCCTCGTCGATGGCGGCCTCGGCGTGTCCGGCGTACTCGACAGCCACTGAACCGGCGGTGCTTTCAGTGCCCTCAGTGACCCAACCTGGACGACGATTCCTGGCGGCAGTTCGGACTCGACCCTCCCCGCGCGCCCGGCACCCTCCCACCCGCGATGCCCCACACCGGGCAGATCCGCATCCCATGAGCCCTCGCTTGCCCCCCTCCCCATCGGCCCCTCGCTTCCGCGTCCTCGTCACAGTGGCGCTGGCGCTGCTGTGCCTGGCCCGCGTGGCGCCCGCGACGAATGCGCCGCCCAATGTCATCCTCATCGTCGTGGACGATCTGGGCGCCCACGACCTCGGCCACACCGGATCCCGCTTCCATGCCACGCCCGCCCTCGACCGCCTGGCCGCGTCGGGGATGACCTTCACCCAGGCCTACGCCGCGAGCACCGTCTGCTCCCCAACCCGGGCCGCCATCCTCACCGGCAAGTATCCCGCCCGCCTCCGCGTCACCGACTGGATCCGGGGGCACGACTTTCCCCAGGCCAAACTCCGCCCGCCCGACTGGACCCGCCAATTGCCTCACGCCGAAATCACGCTGGCCGAACACCTGCGCCAACTCGGCTACGCCACCTTCCACCTCGGCAAGTGGCACCTCGGGGGCGACGGCTCCGCACCGGAAGACCACGGATTCGATCGCAACCTCGGCGGCGATCATCGCGGTCAGCCACCCAGCTACTTCTCCCCCTACCGCATCCCCAGCCTCCCAGATGGTCCCGAAGGCGAATACCTCACCGACCGCGAAGCCCTGGAAGCCGTGCGGTTCATCGCGGCGTCGAAGGACCGCCCGTTCTTCCTCAACTACTGGCCCTACACGGTTCACACCCCGCTCCAGGCCCCCGCCGACCTCGTCGCCACCCACCGCCGCCGCGCCGCCGAACATCCCGGCCCGCAGAACCACCCCACCTACGCCGCCATGATCGAACGCCTCGACGCCGCCGTTGCACGGATCCTCGACGCCCTCGATGCCCATGGCCTCACCGAACGCACCCTCATCGCCTTCACCTCCGACAACGGCGGTCTCGTCCTCGGCCAACATCCCCCCACCAGCAATGCGCCGCTCCGCGCAGGCAAGGGCTCGCCCTACGAAGGCGGTCACCGCGTCCCCCTGACCCTCCGCTGGCCGGGCGTTACCACCCCCGGTTCGTGGAGCGCCACGCCCGTCTCCTCGATCGACCTTCTGCCCACCCTCCTCGCCGCCGTTGGCGCCACCCTCCCCGACACCCCGGGCACCCGCATCGACGGACGCAACCTCGCCCCGCTTCTCCGCGATCCGACCGCCGCTCTCGATCGCGAAGCCCTCTTCTGGCACTACCCCCACTACCATCCCGGCGGTTCCACTCCCTACGCCGCCATCCGCTCCGGCCACTGGAAACTCATTCAATACTACGAGACCGGCCGGCATGAACTCTACGACCTCGCCTCCGATCCAGGCGAGTCCAACGACCTCGCCGGGGCCCAACCCGAACGGGTCCTGGCCCTCTCCCGCCAGCTCTTCGCCTGGCAGAACCGTGTCGGAGCCCAATGGCCCATGGCCAATCCCCGCTGGGAATCCACCCCCATCGCCCCCGACCCGGACGGCACCGTCCGTCTCCACGCCCGCCATGCCAAAGTCCATGGCGAAGTCCTCCGCTACGAACCCCAGCCCTTCAAGGACACGCTGGGCTGGTGGACCCGGGCCGAAGACTCGGCCTCCTGGTCCGTCGCCCTTGACCAACCCGGCCGCTTCGCCGTCGAGGTCCTTCAGGGCTGCGGCAAAGGCAGTGGCGGCAGCACCGTGGATGTCCACGTCGCCGACCAATCCCTCGCTTTCACCGTCCTCGAGACCGGCGGGTTCCAGGACTTCGTCCGCCGTCCCATCGGCGAAGTGGACCTCCCCGCCGGAACCCACCCGGTCCGCGTCCAACCCGCCTCCAAACCCGGCCTCGCCGTCATGGACCTCCGCGAGGTCACGCTCCGCCCCGTCCTGCGATGACGCTCGCCAACAAGATCACCATCGCGCGCATCCTGCTCATCCCGATCTTCATCGTGCAGGTGCTCTACTTCCGGCAGACGGGCGAACCGGGCTACCGCTGGGTGGCCCTTGCCGTCTTCCTGACGGCCTCCCTCAGCGACGCCCTCGACGGGTGGATCGCCAGGCGCTTCAACCAGAGGAGCCAACTCGGCGCGGTCCTCGATCCCCTGGCCGACAAGCTTCTCCTCGTTGCCGCCCTGATCCTACTCAGCCGGTCAGGTTCTCCCCATCTTCCCGCTCTGCCCATCTGGCTGGTAGCCACCGTCCTCAGCCGCGACGCCCTTCTGGTGCTGGGGCTTGGCGTGATTCATTTCACCTGCGGCCGGTTCGTGGTGAAACCCAATCTCACCGGCAAAGCCGCCACCGTCCTCCAGATGGCCATCGTTCTCCTTGCCCTTGCAGACCTCTGGCCCGAGACCCGGTACTGGGTCGCCTTGGTCACGGCACTCGTCACCGCGGTTTCCGGCCTGATCTACATCCGCGACGGTCTCCAGCAATTGAGCGCCAGTCCCCATAGCGCCCCCGATTCCTCCCGCCCCTGACCTCCCTCACGGCTCCCTCCCTCCAGGGAGAACCCCACCCCGATGCCGCTCGGAGCGGAGGAATGGCCCTTCAGATCGCCCCGCCCCGGATGCCCGCCTCACTGCCGCTCGTACTCACCCCGTCCCACCCGTTTCAGCACCGTGAACCCCGCCTTTTTCGCGTCCGAAATCGAAACGGGCTTGGTGATCGCCGGTGCATGGAAGGTGGACAGCAGCTTCCGCACCGGCCGCTTGCACGCGGGACACTGGGTCAACGGCTTGGCGCTCAACGGTCGCCTCAGGGTGAACCGCCCCCCGCACGCCACACAACTTCCCTCGCATAGTTCGTATTCGTAGATCGGCATGGTGCCTTCGAGTCCGGTGGGATCATAACCCCCTGGCCACCCCTTGGGAATGCTCCGTCGCCCCTTCCTTCTGACCAGCCATGCCTGTCGACAAGAGGGCGAGTTGACAGGTGGGATTCAGACCGATAGGGCGATCCCGGCAACGGGAAGGACGGATCCCTGACCGGCTTGGGGGGGCACGTCGCCATGCCATGCGGATCGCAAGGAGAAGGTTCTTCCGTCTGAACCGGATCTCATGGATCGAATCGTGGTTCGTCCGGTGGAAACGGAGGAGGAAACTCGCCGGTCCCAAAACCAAAAAAGAAAAAGACAGGCTCTTAAAACTGACCGCCAAAACATTAAAAGCCAGTCCTATTAAACTTGACGATGCACCTAGTTGCTTCAGTCTCCCCGTCGCGTCATCCGAGTCACCCTCCATCTTCCTCTCCCTCAACGCGAACTTACCCCATGAGAACCCCTCGCATCAAAGCCGATCCCTCCCTCCCTGCAGTCTATCACTGCATGTCCCGCGTCGCCGGCCGCCTCCCTCTCCTCGACGACTCCGCCAAGAACAAGCTCGTCAACATCCTCCACCACCTCGCCCGCTTCTGTGACATCGACATCATCACCTTCTGCATGATGTCCAACCACTTCCATCTCCTCATCCGCGTCCCTCCCAAACCCCTCCCCGACTCCATCCCGGACGACGTCATCCTCGCCAAACTCGAGGACTTCTACGGGCCCAAGGCCACCCTTCCCTCCCTCGCCCGCGCCGCCCTCAACAAGGGTCAACCCATCCCCGACGACATCCGCCAGGCCGTCCTCTCCCGCATCGCCGACCTCTCCATCTTCCTCCAGGAGTTCAAGCAACGCTTCTCCCGCTGGTACAACCGCCGTCACGACCGCTCCGGCTACCTCTGGGGCGAACGCTTCCGCAGTGTTCTGGTGGAAGACTGTCCCAGCACCCTCCGCGCCATCGCCGCCTACATCGACCTCAACCCCGTCCGCGCCGGCCTGGTCAACGATCCCAAGGACTACCGCTTCTGTGGCTACGCCGCCGCCCTCACCGGCGACAAGGTCATCCGCCGCGGAATCATGGGCTTTCTGGGGGCAAACGACTGGAGCGCGGCGTCAGCAGAATATCGCCTGGCCCTCTATCTGATCGGCGGGACTTCGGGTCGGAGCGACAAGCGGGTGCTGGACCCGGAGGCGATCCGGGCGGAACTGGAGCGGGGTGGTCAACTACCGCTGGGGCAGATCCTGCGGTTGCGGATCCGGCACATGACCGACGGGGTGTTCCTGGGCTCGAAGGAGTTTGTGGACCAGATGTGGGAGCGGCACCGGGATAAGTTCGGGAAGCGACGCAAGAGCGGCGCAAGGACCATTCGGGGCGCTCCGATTCCGGGGATTACCGTATTGCGGGATCTGCGAGTGGATGCGGTAGGGTAGGTCACTGCATTGAAGGCGAGAGCGCCAGTGGTCCCGATCCACAACCTCGGGAGCTTCGCGGGAGACGCGCCAACGCTGATCGCGGTCCTGACTCGATGGATCGAGGCTCTCGAAGATGCACTGGTCGAAACCTGGGGGTGCCGTGCCGAGGCTCAATCCAACCGAGGTGAGCGGACAACCGCCGGTTTACGCATCTTCCATTGTCCCCTTCGAACCCCCTTTGGCACCCTGTGGCCATGCGATACCTCGCCGCCCTGCGACTCGGCTGGGCCTTCGGATGGCTCGGTCTGGCCGCCCCCCCGGTCCTATCGGCCCCCCAACCCGTCGATACCCTCAACCCGGAGCACATCGCCGAAATGCGCTCGGTCGGAGAAGTCGCCCTCTCGCCGGACGGCCGCCATGTCGCCTTCACACGCAGCGTTCCCCGCCGCCCTGGCGTCGATGAGGACGGAGAAGCCTGGGTGGAACTGTGGGTCCTCGACATCGACCCCGCCCGCGAACGCCCCTTCATCACCGGCAAGGTCAATGTGCAGTCGGTCGGCTGGACCCGGGACGGGCGCCACGTCGCATTTCTTGCCAAACGAGGCGATGACACGCACCGATCCCTCCATCTCATCCCCATCGACGGCGGCGAGGCACGACGGGCCCTTTCCCTTGCCAGCGACATTTCCAGCTATGCCTTCGCCCCCGACGGCCAGCGGGTGGCCGTGCTGGCGGCGGAACCTGAAGACGAGACCCGGAAGAAGCTCAAGGAGAAGGGATTCAAACAGGAGATCTACGAGGAGGACTGGCGTTTCACCCGAGTCTGGCTCGGCCAACCCTTCGCCGAAACCAACCCGCCCCCTGCCGCCCTTGCCCTGACCGGATCGGTCCGCAGTGTGCGCTGGAGCCCCTCCGCCGATCGGCTCGCAGTCGCCGTCAGCCCTACTCCTTCCGTGGACGACGGTTTCATGCGCCAGCAGATCCTCATTGTCGGCGCCTCCACCAACGCGCCCGTCCTCGCCCGCGTGGACCACGCCGCCAAGCTGCAGACCTTCGAGTGGAACCCGGACGGCACGCAGCTCGCCTTGATCACGGGAGAGGATCTTCACGACCCCTCCGCCGGACGCCTGATGGTCGTCTCCGCCCGCGGCGGACGGCCGCGTGACCTCCTTCCGAATCTTGAAGCGGAAGTCTCCCACCTCGCGTGGAGCGCTCCTGACCAGATCGTGTATGTCACCGGCCAGGGCGCCCTGTCCCACCTCGCCCGCGTCGGTCTCCAACCGGGAGCCGCCCCCGTGAGCCTCCACGGACCCGGCCGTCCGATCATCGCCGGATTCAGTCTGTCGGCGGACGGCTCGCGGGCCGCGCTCGCCGCCCACACCCCGGCACACCCGGCCGAGGTCTTCACCGTTTCCCTCGACGTCCCGGCCGCCCCCGTCCGGCGCACCGACAGCAACCCCTGGCTGGCCGGCCTCCGCCTTGCTCCCCAGGAGATCGTCCGTCACCGGGCCCGCGACGGCCTCGACATCGAGGGCATTTTGATCCGCCCTCTTCAGGCGCGCGCAGGAACCCGGTATCCGCTGATCCTCGCCGTCCATGGCGGTCCCGAGGCGCATGTGAGCGACGGATGGGTGACGAGCTATTCCCTGCCCGGCCAGGTCGCCGCCGCCCGCGGCTTTGCCGTCTTCTACCCCAACTACCGCGGCAGCACCGGGCGTGGCGTGCCCTTTTCCAAGCTGGGCCAGGGCGATGCGGCCGGACGCGAATTCGATGATCTGGTGGACGGCGTGGACCACCTTATCACCATCGGGTTGGTGGACCGCGCCCGGGTGGGCGTCACCGGGGGTTCCTACGGCGGCTACGCCACGGCCTGGTGCAGCACGCGCTACTCCGACCGCTTTGCCGCCGGCGTCATGTTCGTCGGCATCAGCGACAAGATCTCAAAGTTCGGCACCACTGACATCCCGGACGAGGAGTACCTGGTGCATGCCCGCAAACGCCCGTGGGAGGACTGGCGGTTCCAGCTTGAACGGAGTCCCATTTACCATGCGGGAAACAGCCGCACCCCGCTCCTCATCCTCCACGGTGCCGCCGATCCCCGCGTTCATCCGGCCCAGTCCCTCGAGATGTACCGTCATCTCAAGCTCCGCAGCCAGGCGCCCGTCCGGCTCGTTCTCTATCCCGGTGAAGGCCATGGCAATCGACGCGCTGCCGCCCGTTACGACTATCACCTGCGCATGCTCCGCTGGTTCGAGCATTACCTCCAGGGTCCCGGCGGCGCCATGCCCCCCTACGACCTCGATCCCCTGCCTGGCGTCGCCCCATGATCGCGCCGCAATGAGGCTCGCCCGACCGGGCGTTCCGGGTTCATGCTGACCGCATGATCCTGAGTGCAGCCGAGTTGGAGGCCCTGGTCCAAATTCGCCACGCATCGCCCCACGACCTGCTGGGCATGCACCCGCTGGGCGACGGCAAGGGCGTTGTTGTCCGCGCCTTTCTGCCCGACGCGGCGCGTGTCGAGGCGCATCCCGTCCATGAACCCGGCCGCCCCCCCGTCCCCCTTCGGCGGATTCACGACTCCGGCCTCTTCGAAGGCATCGCGGCCAAGGCCCGGCAGGTCTTTGCGTATGACCTCGTGGTCACCTGGCCCGACGGGCAGGTGACCCGCTCGCGCGATCCCTACTCGTTCCTGCCCACGGTGGGCGAAGCGGATCTCTACCTCTTTGGCCAGGGCCAGGAGCGGCGCATCTACGACAAGCTCGGCGCACACCTGCGCGAACTCGATGGCACGCCTGGCGCCAGCTTCGCCGTCTGGGCCCCCAGCGCCCAGCGCGTCAGCGTGGTTGGCGCCTTCAACCATTGGGACGGCCGCCGTCACCCCATGCGGCGGATGGGCGCCTCGGGGGTCTGGGAACTCTTCATTCCCGGCATTCCCCGGGGCACCCTCTACAAGTACGAGATCCGCGATGCCCACGGCGGCATCCATCTCAAGACCGACCCTTACGCCACCTTCTCCGAACCCCCTCCGAACAACGCCTCTATCGTCTGGGACACCCGCCGGTTCGCCTGGTCCGACGACGCCTGGATCGCCGCCCGCACCGCCGCCCGTCCCCTCCACGCACCCATGTCGGTGTACGAAATCCACCTCGGTTCCTGGCGCAAGAAGACCGCCGCCGAATCCCTCAGCTACCGCGAACTCGCCGCCCCGCTCATCGACCACGTCCGGCGCACCGGCTTCACCCATGTCGAGTTCCTCCCGGTCAGCGAACACGCCTTCTACCCGAGCTGGGGCTACCAGGTGACCGGCTTTTACGCCCCCACCTGCCGCTACGGCACCCCGGACGACTTCCAATACCTCATCAACGCCCTGCACGAGGCCGGCATTGGCGTCCTCATCGACTGGGTTCCGGCCCACTTTCCGCGCGACGACTGGGCGTTGGCCCGCTTCGACGGCACCTGCCTCTACGAGCACGAGGATCCCCGCCGCGGCGCCCACGCCGACTGGGGAACCCTGATCTTCAATTACGGGCGCCACGAGGTCCGGAATTTCCTGATCGCCAACGCCCTCTTCTGGATCGAGCGCTACCACGTGGACGGTCTCCGCGTGGACGCCGTCGCCTCGATGCTGTACCTCGACTACTCGAAGAAGGCCGGCGAATGGCTCCCGAACCGCTACGGCGGCAAGGAGAACATCGAGGCCATCGAGTTCCTCCGCGAGTTCAACCACCTCGTCCACACCGAACACCCCGGCGTGGTCACGGTCGCCGAGGAATCCACCTCCTGGGGCATGGTCTCGCGCCCGCCCTACCTCGGCGGACTGGGCTTCACCTTCAAGTGGAACATGGGCTGGATGCACGACACCCTCGGCTACTTCAAGAGGGAACCCATCCACCGTCAGCACCATCACAACGAGCTGACCTTTGCCATGCTCTACCACTACCACGAGAACTTCGTGCTCCCCCTCTCGCACGACGAAGTGGTCCACGGCAAGGGCACTCTTCTCAGCCGCATGCCCGGGGACGAGTGGCAGCGCTTCGCCAATCTCCGCTGCCTCCTCGCCTATCAGTGGTTCTTCCCCGGCAAGAAGCTTCTCTTCATGGGCGGCGAACTCGCCCAGGCCCGGGAGTGGAATCACAACGCCGAACTCGACTGGTGGCTCCTCGACCAGGGCCCCTACCACGCCGGCACCCTCCGTCTCACCGCCGACCTCAACGCCCTCTACCGCGCCCATCCTTCACTGTGGGAAGCCGACTTCGACCCCGCCGGCTTTCGCTGGGTGGACTGCTCGGACCACCTCCAGAGCGTCCTCAGCTTCCTCCGCCTGCGCGCCGACGGTTCCGACCCTGTCCTCGTCGTTCTCAATCTCACCCCTGTGCTGCGCACCGGGTACCGCATCGGACTTCCCCGCCCGGGTCGCTGGGACGAGATTTTCAATTCCGACGCCGCGCTCTACGGTGGCTCCAATCAGGGGAATCTCGGGGGCGTCGAGGCCGAATCCGCCCCCCATCACGGATTGCCTCATTCCGCGGCGTTCACCCTGCCGCCCCTGGCGGTCATTGCGTTCGAATGTATCGAGTTCACGCCGGAGGATTGAAGCGCAACCAAGGGGATGGATGCGGCCAAGCAGCTTCATCCACCCTTCCCTCCTGCCCGGCCTCGCGGAACCCGGCCCTCCGAAGGCATCCAATGATGGACCAGCTTCTTGTCCGAAGGGCCGGGTTCAGCGCGTCCTCAAGGTCTTGATCCATCCACCTTCGCTCCCGGTCACTTGCGAAACATCTCGTGGCCCGCGTCGCCGCCGGACTGGAGGTAGGCGATCAGGTTCAACACCTCCTCCTCG
Coding sequences:
- a CDS encoding CDP-alcohol phosphatidyltransferase family protein: MTLANKITIARILLIPIFIVQVLYFRQTGEPGYRWVALAVFLTASLSDALDGWIARRFNQRSQLGAVLDPLADKLLLVAALILLSRSGSPHLPALPIWLVATVLSRDALLVLGLGVIHFTCGRFVVKPNLTGKAATVLQMAIVLLALADLWPETRYWVALVTALVTAVSGLIYIRDGLQQLSASPHSAPDSSRP
- a CDS encoding transposase — its product is MRTPRIKADPSLPAVYHCMSRVAGRLPLLDDSAKNKLVNILHHLARFCDIDIITFCMMSNHFHLLIRVPPKPLPDSIPDDVILAKLEDFYGPKATLPSLARAALNKGQPIPDDIRQAVLSRIADLSIFLQEFKQRFSRWYNRRHDRSGYLWGERFRSVLVEDCPSTLRAIAAYIDLNPVRAGLVNDPKDYRFCGYAAALTGDKVIRRGIMGFLGANDWSAASAEYRLALYLIGGTSGRSDKRVLDPEAIRAELERGGQLPLGQILRLRIRHMTDGVFLGSKEFVDQMWERHRDKFGKRRKSGARTIRGAPIPGITVLRDLRVDAVG
- a CDS encoding sulfatase-like hydrolase/transferase, whose product is MSPRLPPSPSAPRFRVLVTVALALLCLARVAPATNAPPNVILIVVDDLGAHDLGHTGSRFHATPALDRLAASGMTFTQAYAASTVCSPTRAAILTGKYPARLRVTDWIRGHDFPQAKLRPPDWTRQLPHAEITLAEHLRQLGYATFHLGKWHLGGDGSAPEDHGFDRNLGGDHRGQPPSYFSPYRIPSLPDGPEGEYLTDREALEAVRFIAASKDRPFFLNYWPYTVHTPLQAPADLVATHRRRAAEHPGPQNHPTYAAMIERLDAAVARILDALDAHGLTERTLIAFTSDNGGLVLGQHPPTSNAPLRAGKGSPYEGGHRVPLTLRWPGVTTPGSWSATPVSSIDLLPTLLAAVGATLPDTPGTRIDGRNLAPLLRDPTAALDREALFWHYPHYHPGGSTPYAAIRSGHWKLIQYYETGRHELYDLASDPGESNDLAGAQPERVLALSRQLFAWQNRVGAQWPMANPRWESTPIAPDPDGTVRLHARHAKVHGEVLRYEPQPFKDTLGWWTRAEDSASWSVALDQPGRFAVEVLQGCGKGSGGSTVDVHVADQSLAFTVLETGGFQDFVRRPIGEVDLPAGTHPVRVQPASKPGLAVMDLREVTLRPVLR
- a CDS encoding S9 family peptidase yields the protein MRYLAALRLGWAFGWLGLAAPPVLSAPQPVDTLNPEHIAEMRSVGEVALSPDGRHVAFTRSVPRRPGVDEDGEAWVELWVLDIDPARERPFITGKVNVQSVGWTRDGRHVAFLAKRGDDTHRSLHLIPIDGGEARRALSLASDISSYAFAPDGQRVAVLAAEPEDETRKKLKEKGFKQEIYEEDWRFTRVWLGQPFAETNPPPAALALTGSVRSVRWSPSADRLAVAVSPTPSVDDGFMRQQILIVGASTNAPVLARVDHAAKLQTFEWNPDGTQLALITGEDLHDPSAGRLMVVSARGGRPRDLLPNLEAEVSHLAWSAPDQIVYVTGQGALSHLARVGLQPGAAPVSLHGPGRPIIAGFSLSADGSRAALAAHTPAHPAEVFTVSLDVPAAPVRRTDSNPWLAGLRLAPQEIVRHRARDGLDIEGILIRPLQARAGTRYPLILAVHGGPEAHVSDGWVTSYSLPGQVAAARGFAVFYPNYRGSTGRGVPFSKLGQGDAAGREFDDLVDGVDHLITIGLVDRARVGVTGGSYGGYATAWCSTRYSDRFAAGVMFVGISDKISKFGTTDIPDEEYLVHARKRPWEDWRFQLERSPIYHAGNSRTPLLILHGAADPRVHPAQSLEMYRHLKLRSQAPVRLVLYPGEGHGNRRAAARYDYHLRMLRWFEHYLQGPGGAMPPYDLDPLPGVAP
- a CDS encoding PilT/PilU family type 4a pilus ATPase; the protein is MELFHKILKTAVDGGASDIHIKIGGPVIFRINSQLVPIECPEPSEEWLNMIVEQIIPRHGKVQLEETREVDFSYYVPGIGRFRTNVFQQRGNLCLAMRYVKAQIPEFEQLGLLPVVKKIADSPRGIVLVAGATGSGKSTTLAAMMQHINRTSRKHVITLEDPIEYVFEDDQSVIEQREIGLDTPSYVHGLKYVLRQDPDIIMIGEMRDATSFQAAIGAADTGHLVLSTLHTTTAAQSVTRILDFFRAEEREQVRRQLVGTLQAVICQRMIQTVEGGVTVALEILISNSTVRKLIEENRLDKLSAAIEMGTDDGMLSFNQALFELVKARKITEKEALSKASNPQALEMNFKGIFLDEGRRILG
- a CDS encoding zinc ribbon domain-containing protein, which produces MPIYEYELCEGSCVACGGRFTLRRPLSAKPLTQCPACKRPVRKLLSTFHAPAITKPVSISDAKKAGFTVLKRVGRGEYERQ
- a CDS encoding ankyrin repeat domain-containing protein; translated protein: MRPRLRLLTLLTAMFVLLVSGCRPAPPATPLTEAAEKGNLRLVQQHIAAKSDLNAKDRVGLTATHHAAIRGDLPMAQALVAAGADLAVRNATDRTPAELARVNGRIPVAEFLEQAQSRSRSGGRGLVDGGLGVSGVLDSH
- a CDS encoding PilZ domain-containing protein, with amino-acid sequence MSAGRADRSRSSRASAPVSPSIPSSVSLSARAITLRKNGMEFRSVDPVPTWTEVTLEVESAIEKRKVACRGVVVACEGNRHAGYQVSLLFLGMTPQVRERLESLSLSHLG